Part of the Flavobacterium sp. MDT1-60 genome, CAGTTTATAAAAAATCAAAGCCGACAGGTTTATTTGACCGGTGAAGCATATTTTGAAGTATCAAAAGATAAAGCACATCCTTTTACGGTAAATACGCAGGAAGTTAATGTGGAAGTTTTGGGAACTAAGTTTAACGTGAATTCATATACAGAAGATATAAGTACCGATGTCGTTTTAGTTGAAGGAAAAGTATCATTATATAAAGACAAAAAGACTCCGGAAAATCAAGTGTATTTATTGCCGGGATTAAAAGGTTCAAACACACGGGGACAACAAAAAATTGCGACGGAAGATGTAAATACAGATTATTACACGGCTTGGGTAAAAGGAAGTTTAGTGTTTAAAAATGAGCCTTTTAATGCTATTATTAAAAAGCTGGAACGTCATTACAATGTGACTTTTATAAACAAAAATAAAATACTCGGAAAAGAAATTTTCAATGCCCGTTTTGATAATGAACCTATTGAAGTGGTGCTGAAATATTTCAGCGATAGTTATGCTATTGATTATGAGATAAATGAAGATAAAATTACGATTAGATAAAAAGAAGTAAAAAGTGATAATCTAAAATAAAAAGTAAATGCCTATGTAACAAAACGTTCAGAAAAAAAGATCGTTATTTAGAAAAAACCGGAAAATGCGCCAACATTTCCCGGTAGAATAAAATGCGATCAGTAAACCTAACCAACCACAATTAAAAACATTTAAAAGTATGAAAAAAGTATTGAACAAAATCAGGTTCGACAAGCCTTTTTTGAAATTTGATTTGAAAATGAAACTGACTACATTATTTTATTGACCACTATGACAGTTATGCAGGCGGGGGTAACATATTCTCAAAAAGCAAAAATGTCATTTAATGCCAGCGACATGACCGTTGGGAAAATAATTGAAAAGATTGAATATACGACCGATTATAGATTTGTTTATAATGTAAGATCGGTTGATTTGGAACGTAAAATAGACATTAGACTAGAAGATGTTTCCATTAAAACGATTTTAAATACGATCTTTAAAGATACAGGCACTGATTATAAAATTTCGGGCTCTCATATTATTCTAACGCCTAAAAAAGCGCCGGCAGATAAACCCGCTCCAATCAAAAAAGAAGAGCAGGATTTTATTGTAAAAGGCAGAGTTACAGATGAAAAAGGGATACCATTAGTTGGTGCTGCAATTTCAGATAATGGCTCAGGAAGAGGTGTACAGACCGATTTTAACGGAGAATATCAGATTATTGCGGTTAATAGCGAAACGACATTAGCTTTTGCTTATTTGGGTTTTGTAAGACAGGAAATAAAAGTAGCTGGCAGAAGTGTAATCAATGTTGTACTTAAAGAAGATGTACTTGAATTAGGCGAAGTTGTACTAACTACAGGATATCAAAATATTTCGGCAGAGCAAGCTACAGGATCTTTCTCAAATTTAAAAGCAAAAGATTTTCAGGAACAGCGTTTAAGCAGTTTAGATAAAATTTTAGAAGGACGTATTGTAGGTTATCAGGACGGAAAAATTCGTGGAACAACTTCTATGCGTGGTGTAACAACACCTTTGTATGTTATTGACGGTTTTCCTGTTGAAAATACAAAATTAACACCTTATGCAACTATAGAAGAAAACGTACCTGGTTTTAACTTAGAAGATATCGAAACCATAACTGTTTTAAAAGATGCGGCGGCTTCGTCTATCTATGGTTCACGTGCTGCAAATGGGGTCGTAGTAATTACGACTAAAAAAGCAAAAGCAGGAAAAACAACTGTTTCATTTTCAAGCAATTTGACGGTTACACCTTATAGAAATTATACAGGAAACCTTACTGATTCTGGAGACATTATTGGCTTAGAAAGAGGATGGGCAGACGGAAATCCTAATTTAAAGACAGCGAATAGTGCTACTTACGCACAATCATTACTAACTAATGCCGTATTTACAAGCCAGGGAATGCAGACTATTTTAAATGGTTATGCAGGAAAAACTTCAATAGCACAAATGAACAGCCGTTTGGATGAACTTGGTTCTCAAGGTCATAAATACTTTGATGATATTGCGAAATATGCAAAACGCGATCAGTATTTTATGCAGCACAACCTTAGTTTAGGAAAAGCTACTGAGAATAATGCTTTTAATGCTTCGTTGACTTATAAAGACAATCAGCTTGAGGATATGTATTCTGAAAACCAGTCTGTTGGTGTTAATTTGAAAAACTCAACTCAAATTAACAACTGGTTATCCTTGGACTTAGGAACTTATGTGAATTTTGGAAAAGGAGATACGCAGAGTTATTTTGCTTCGAGCCCTAATTTTACTTCAGGACCTGGATTTAAATACCAGCCGTATAATCAATTGGTTAATAGCGACGGAACTAATTTTGTTTCGACACCAGAATCTCGCTACAATGCTTTTACGCTAAATTCTATCAAAAACTATGGTCTTTATGGTATGAACATTACTCCAATGGATGAGTTGGGAAGAAATCTTATTGAAAATAAAAATTTCTTAAACAGAACGTATGCTAAGTTTAATGTAAAATTCAGTAAAGCATTTACTTACAATGTGATGTTCCAATATGAATTTGGCTCTGATCGTGCCAGTCAGTTATTTGATAAGGACTCCTATTATGTGAGAAGTAAGGTAAACGGAATGGTAACAATTGTAAATAATAAAGCCGTTTATAATTTACCATACGGAGACATTATAAAAGAAACCAATCAGTTTTCTAATGCTTACAATTTCCGTCAGCAGTTAAATTTCAATCAGACTTTTGCTGAAAAACATGACTTTTCTGCCATTGCCGGTATGGAAATTCGCCATTCAAAACAAGAATATAGCGACAATACACGTTATGGCTATGACTCACAGACTTTAGGTTTTGCACCAATAAACCAGGCAGATTTACTTAAAGTGTATGGAACTGTTTTTAGCGGTTACATGATACAAGACGAATTTTCGTTAGAAAAAGAATTGCAAAATCGTTATGTTTCACTTTATGGAACAGGAGGTTATGTTTATGACAAAAGATATTCTTTAACAGGAAGTATACGTTGGGATCGTTCTAACCTTTGGGGAACAGACAGTAAATACCAAAATAAACCAATCTGGTCTGCAGGAGCAGCATGGAATATTGATAAAGAATCATTTTTTGCTGTTTCATGGGTAGATGCACTTAAGGTTCGCGGATCATATGGTATCGCAGGAAATATTGCCAAAGATTCAGCTCCATATCTTACGGCTTATTATAATTCTAATTCAAATGTTGGAGGAAATCAGGGAACCG contains:
- a CDS encoding SusC/RagA family TonB-linked outer membrane protein, with product MSFNASDMTVGKIIEKIEYTTDYRFVYNVRSVDLERKIDIRLEDVSIKTILNTIFKDTGTDYKISGSHIILTPKKAPADKPAPIKKEEQDFIVKGRVTDEKGIPLVGAAISDNGSGRGVQTDFNGEYQIIAVNSETTLAFAYLGFVRQEIKVAGRSVINVVLKEDVLELGEVVLTTGYQNISAEQATGSFSNLKAKDFQEQRLSSLDKILEGRIVGYQDGKIRGTTSMRGVTTPLYVIDGFPVENTKLTPYATIEENVPGFNLEDIETITVLKDAAASSIYGSRAANGVVVITTKKAKAGKTTVSFSSNLTVTPYRNYTGNLTDSGDIIGLERGWADGNPNLKTANSATYAQSLLTNAVFTSQGMQTILNGYAGKTSIAQMNSRLDELGSQGHKYFDDIAKYAKRDQYFMQHNLSLGKATENNAFNASLTYKDNQLEDMYSENQSVGVNLKNSTQINNWLSLDLGTYVNFGKGDTQSYFASSPNFTSGPGFKYQPYNQLVNSDGTNFVSTPESRYNAFTLNSIKNYGLYGMNITPMDELGRNLIENKNFLNRTYAKFNVKFSKAFTYNVMFQYEFGSDRASQLFDKDSYYVRSKVNGMVTIVNNKAVYNLPYGDIIKETNQFSNAYNFRQQLNFNQTFAEKHDFSAIAGMEIRHSKQEYSDNTRYGYDSQTLGFAPINQADLLKVYGTVFSGYMIQDEFSLEKELQNRYVSLYGTGGYVYDKRYSLTGSIRWDRSNLWGTDSKYQNKPIWSAGAAWNIDKESFFAVSWVDALKVRGSYGIAGNIAKDSAPYLTAYYNSNSNVGGNQGTVNKRPNPELSWEKTTTTNIGLDFSLFKSRLSGTVDLYNKKGEDLLASSQGIPTEGWGYSTYTLNNGEMTNKGIEVSLRGTIVKTPSFSWDAAVLYANNKNKVEYVSVEAPVYYLQLDHAQSFPRVGTNFNSIYGYKWAGLSSTGIPQVYDASGTAVKYNPAQLDAIQDYGSTVPIHSGSFHTSANYKNFSLSALFVYELGHKIRNTFLPMLNNNYNGAAGGYVTDITIVNNRIANRWMQPGDEAFTNVPRAVYEYDPEFNSDSRTIYSYADINILDASNVRLSNVSLAYQMPSALIKRVKLDGVRFNLNAENVYTFAKSTDAKYLLNGFQSPSFVLGVNVNF